The stretch of DNA GCGGCTCAGCGGGCGAGCGACTCGACGTACCAGGCGTAGGTCTCGGCGATCCCCCGCTCGAGCGGGATCCGCGGCGCCCAGCCGAGCGCCTTGAGCCGCGAGACGTCGAGCAGCTTGCGCGGCGTGCCGTCCGGCTTCGTCGCGTCGAAGCGCAGCTCCCC from bacterium encodes:
- a CDS encoding GDP-L-fucose synthase (bifunctional GDP-4-dehydro-6-deoxy-D-mannose epimerase/ GDP-4-dehydro-6-L-deoxygalactose reductase;catalyzes the formation of GDP-fucose from GDP-4-dehydro-6-deoxy-D-mannose), encoding GELRFDATKPDGTPRKLLDVSRLKALGWAPRIPLERGIAETYAWYVESLAR